The following are encoded together in the Lusitaniella coriacea LEGE 07157 genome:
- a CDS encoding DUF4114 domain-containing protein: MPTITVLNNNDSGIGSLRWAIATANSGDTIQFDSGLANQSITLTSGQLTVDKNLTIDGASASGVSVSGNNSSRAIDVQGSNLNVTLRNFAITNGRTSGIGVDGSGAGVRTADDTTLTIENMTLSNNSANGNGGGGLYVGNRSNTNVINSNFQSNSTAGIEASGEVGERGGGAIATESFSTLTVSGSTFNGNTGINGGGINTVLSTLTVTGSTFTNNDTRAGGAFGPDTRGYGGAIYADGGNPNTTDTLTIQNSRFDGNTGAGQGGGVFLYAYNSGNDAAVVENSTIINSNVVQDTRGDALGGGLRMGGGGSLTLTNTTVANNRALSQGGGLWVGEGSPVTMSNSTFYGNRAESLDGNSGLGGAMLLANNPSTTITDSTIANNYAGFQGGAFWGGGSATTLTDTLVASNFANNGGNSWNIFHNTGTTYNGTGNVEYNPFNGSDTKVVSGVAVADPQLGGFVDNGTAVQNPPTIGNAAVTAGASASGGSAPTPPLAPGTLMATAVSDTEISLSWQDNSDNETGFTIERSRDNTNWASVATTNSNATTYTDDGLTANTQYYYRIRATNGVGDSGTIATDALTSNTGTPGTPGTPGTPGNDNPALIQNTNDIFALQGSAQQLLFTLQGANTQGVHEVGAFVVEDDRGTVNGVAPGEPGYLQAALSNSQTVFSALPQIFPDLRTTRQMGFNPGDKLGFFLVQNGTRDRAIADIAAGGTPNNIFFATPEANAGGTNYLEASDLGDNAFRLNWNNLLNESGSLEMTVQLSDASPTVGTTFQGGYEAEIIDLTQVAGTVPAQFSISSDAAYNNSVGFYAIDDPTGRVGTLNPGDTGYAEAAIERRVDVEGGLSGGNLFAPFLIANSTPDSFLAQNPQNQAGSSPIAYFAYQGANPDNIDHVRLVGDNTFAFEDIYGGGDLDYNDAVVQVNFA; encoded by the coding sequence ATGCCAACAATTACAGTTCTCAACAATAACGATAGCGGAATCGGTTCCTTGCGCTGGGCGATCGCGACAGCAAATTCCGGCGACACCATTCAATTCGATTCAGGCCTTGCCAACCAAAGTATTACCCTCACAAGCGGTCAACTGACCGTTGATAAAAACCTAACCATCGACGGCGCGAGTGCATCGGGGGTGAGTGTTAGTGGAAATAATAGCTCCCGCGCGATCGACGTTCAAGGCAGTAACTTAAACGTCACCCTACGCAACTTTGCCATCACCAACGGCAGAACCAGTGGAATCGGCGTAGACGGGTCTGGTGCGGGAGTTCGTACCGCCGACGATACCACCTTAACCATCGAAAATATGACCCTGAGCAATAACTCCGCCAACGGCAATGGGGGCGGCGGATTGTACGTGGGCAATCGCAGCAACACCAATGTCATTAATAGCAACTTCCAAAGCAACAGTACCGCAGGGATTGAAGCCTCTGGTGAAGTGGGAGAACGCGGTGGGGGCGCGATCGCGACAGAAAGTTTTAGTACCCTTACCGTAAGCGGCAGCACCTTCAACGGCAACACAGGCATCAATGGCGGCGGAATTAACACCGTTCTCAGCACCCTCACCGTCACGGGTTCCACCTTCACCAACAACGACACTAGGGCAGGAGGGGCTTTTGGGCCCGATACCAGGGGGTACGGCGGAGCAATCTATGCCGACGGGGGAAATCCCAACACCACCGACACCCTCACCATCCAAAACAGCCGCTTTGACGGCAATACCGGCGCGGGACAAGGGGGCGGAGTCTTCCTCTATGCCTACAATAGTGGCAACGATGCCGCCGTTGTTGAAAACAGCACGATTATCAATAGCAATGTCGTTCAAGATACCAGAGGCGATGCCCTCGGCGGCGGGTTGCGCATGGGCGGTGGCGGAAGTTTAACCCTCACCAATACCACCGTTGCCAATAACCGCGCCCTCTCCCAAGGGGGTGGATTGTGGGTGGGAGAAGGTTCTCCCGTAACGATGAGCAACAGCACCTTTTACGGCAACCGCGCCGAATCTCTCGATGGCAATAGCGGGTTAGGGGGTGCGATGCTTCTCGCCAATAATCCCTCAACCACAATTACCGACAGCACGATTGCCAACAACTACGCCGGGTTCCAAGGCGGCGCATTTTGGGGCGGCGGTTCTGCAACCACCCTTACCGATACCCTCGTTGCCTCGAACTTTGCCAACAACGGAGGCAATTCCTGGAATATTTTCCATAACACGGGAACTACCTATAACGGTACGGGCAATGTTGAGTACAATCCCTTCAATGGCAGCGATACAAAAGTTGTTTCCGGCGTAGCTGTTGCCGACCCTCAATTAGGTGGTTTCGTCGATAACGGTACGGCAGTTCAAAACCCTCCCACCATTGGAAATGCGGCCGTAACCGCAGGGGCAAGTGCTTCCGGGGGATCTGCACCCACGCCACCCCTCGCACCGGGAACTTTAATGGCTACTGCGGTGAGCGACACCGAAATTAGCCTTTCCTGGCAGGATAATAGCGACAACGAAACGGGATTCACCATCGAACGATCGCGCGACAATACAAATTGGGCTTCTGTTGCAACAACCAACTCCAATGCAACCACCTACACCGATGACGGATTAACCGCCAACACCCAATACTATTACCGCATTCGAGCTACCAACGGGGTGGGCGACTCCGGAACAATTGCGACAGATGCCCTCACTTCTAATACGGGAACTCCTGGGACACCTGGAACCCCTGGAACTCCTGGAAACGACAATCCGGCACTCATCCAAAACACCAACGATATCTTTGCCCTCCAAGGCAGCGCCCAACAACTCCTCTTCACCCTTCAAGGGGCGAATACTCAAGGCGTTCATGAAGTGGGTGCATTTGTGGTTGAGGATGACAGGGGAACCGTGAATGGCGTTGCCCCAGGGGAACCCGGTTACCTGCAAGCCGCCCTCAGCAATAGCCAGACAGTCTTTTCTGCCCTCCCGCAAATTTTTCCCGACCTCCGTACCACGCGCCAAATGGGTTTTAATCCCGGTGACAAACTGGGCTTTTTCCTCGTACAAAATGGTACCCGCGATCGCGCGATCGCGGACATTGCTGCCGGAGGCACCCCCAACAACATCTTCTTCGCCACCCCCGAAGCCAACGCCGGAGGCACCAATTACCTCGAAGCATCCGACCTCGGTGACAACGCCTTTCGTCTCAACTGGAACAACCTCTTAAACGAATCCGGCAGCTTAGAAATGACCGTGCAACTCAGCGATGCGTCCCCCACCGTCGGAACCACCTTCCAAGGAGGCTACGAAGCGGAAATTATCGACTTAACCCAGGTTGCCGGAACCGTCCCCGCTCAATTCTCCATCAGCAGCGATGCTGCCTATAACAACTCTGTCGGCTTCTACGCCATCGACGACCCCACCGGACGTGTTGGAACCCTCAACCCCGGCGATACGGGCTATGCAGAAGCCGCGATCGAGCGGCGAGTGGATGTCGAAGGAGGGTTATCCGGTGGCAACCTCTTTGCACCCTTCCTGATCGCTAACAGCACTCCCGATAGTTTCCTCGCCCAAAACCCCCAAAACCAAGCGGGTTCGAGTCCAATCGCCTACTTCGCTTATCAAGGGGCAAATCCCGACAACATCGACCACGTTCGCCTGGTTGGGGACAATACCTTCGCATTTGAAGATATCTACGGCGGCGGTGATTTAGATTACAACGATGCAGTCGTTCAAGTGAATTTCGCTTAA
- a CDS encoding phospholipase D-like domain-containing protein, which translates to MLITITEWVLIVLLVLIAIVFIGFYLRGAFRDRVRYEVKNAPSPDDPYFPYILASTTNSFVTKAFISDFWNEPSQIQQARIDAIAQAQHTINFETFFMTPGKRADDFAAAIAERAADGVKVRLIVDCYGTKDIPKQYWQRLQKVGVKISFFNSFKWKAPLDYAGRTHRKVLIVDSQFALIGGAGISDLWDGKEKEDDTQPWLDVELRLEGDAIGILEGIFSQHWTFDDRTADFARSKFEKIDDNCEKQHHLTIIVPGVNPKIRFSPIQTFKYNNIIFAKKRIWLASPYFLPDRHSIDLLVAAKQRGVDVRILTTSKRSDKKPVYYASYEHNGKLLKGGVEVHEFEPSMTHAKMLLIDDLWVTTGSANFDPRSLIHNEELDICTSQPDIVQAIKDTFEKGFAQSKSITYKEWKQRSLFKHRILGNIVKFFQWQL; encoded by the coding sequence ATGTTAATAACAATTACAGAATGGGTATTAATTGTTTTACTCGTACTGATCGCGATCGTTTTCATTGGTTTTTATCTGCGAGGCGCATTTCGCGATCGCGTTCGATACGAAGTTAAAAACGCACCTTCCCCAGACGATCCTTACTTTCCCTATATTTTAGCGAGTACGACTAATTCTTTTGTCACGAAGGCATTTATCTCGGATTTCTGGAACGAACCCAGTCAAATTCAACAAGCAAGAATCGACGCGATCGCTCAAGCGCAACACACGATTAACTTTGAAACCTTTTTCATGACTCCCGGCAAACGAGCCGATGATTTTGCCGCCGCGATCGCGGAACGAGCTGCTGACGGTGTTAAAGTCCGCTTAATCGTCGATTGTTATGGCACTAAAGATATACCCAAACAATATTGGCAGCGCCTGCAAAAAGTTGGAGTAAAAATATCTTTTTTCAATTCTTTTAAATGGAAAGCGCCACTAGATTATGCAGGACGAACGCATCGTAAAGTATTAATCGTTGATAGTCAGTTTGCCTTAATCGGCGGTGCGGGGATTTCCGATCTTTGGGATGGGAAAGAAAAAGAGGATGATACCCAGCCTTGGTTAGATGTGGAACTTCGTTTGGAAGGAGACGCGATCGGTATTTTGGAAGGAATCTTTTCTCAGCATTGGACTTTCGACGATCGAACCGCAGATTTCGCGCGATCGAAATTTGAAAAAATTGACGACAACTGCGAAAAACAACACCACTTAACAATTATTGTTCCGGGAGTTAACCCTAAAATTCGCTTTTCCCCCATTCAAACTTTTAAATACAACAATATTATTTTTGCGAAAAAACGAATTTGGTTAGCAAGTCCTTATTTTTTGCCCGACCGTCACTCGATAGACTTATTAGTAGCCGCGAAACAAAGAGGGGTAGACGTGCGGATTTTGACTACCAGCAAACGTAGCGATAAAAAACCCGTTTACTACGCTTCCTACGAGCATAACGGCAAGTTGCTTAAAGGAGGAGTAGAAGTTCATGAATTCGAGCCAAGCATGACTCATGCAAAAATGCTCTTAATCGACGATCTTTGGGTCACAACTGGCAGTGCAAACTTCGATCCTCGCAGTTTAATTCATAATGAAGAGCTGGATATTTGCACCTCGCAGCCCGATATCGTTCAAGCCATTAAAGATACCTTTGAAAAAGGTTTTGCACAAAGTAAAAGTATTACCTATAAAGAATGGAAACAGCGTTCTTTATTTAAACATCGGATATTAGGAAATATCGTCAAGTTTTTCCAGTGGCAATTGTAA
- the grxD gene encoding Grx4 family monothiol glutaredoxin, translating into MTPEVKERIETLINSNKIVVFMKGNKLMPQCGFSNNVVRIIDTLGVPYETFDILSDPDIRQGIKEYSNWPTIPQIYINGEFVGGSDIAIELYQSGELQQMVEVALAS; encoded by the coding sequence ATGACACCAGAAGTTAAAGAACGAATTGAAACCCTGATTAACAGCAATAAGATTGTTGTTTTCATGAAGGGCAATAAACTCATGCCCCAGTGCGGTTTTTCCAACAATGTTGTCCGCATTATCGATACTCTTGGCGTTCCTTACGAAACCTTCGATATCCTCTCAGACCCCGATATTCGCCAAGGGATTAAGGAATATTCCAACTGGCCCACTATTCCCCAAATTTATATCAATGGGGAGTTTGTTGGAGGGTCGGATATTGCCATCGAACTGTACCAAAGCGGCGAGTTGCAACAAATGGTTGAGGTTGCCCTCGCGTCCTAG
- a CDS encoding BolA family protein, translating into MVSLQQVEAMIKAKLPDAQVRVSDLTGGGDHLEAIVVSSEFAGKTRVKQHQMVYESLKDAMASEAIHALALKTYTPETWNKAG; encoded by the coding sequence ATGGTTAGCCTACAACAGGTTGAAGCAATGATTAAAGCGAAATTACCCGACGCACAGGTTCGAGTTTCGGACTTAACTGGCGGCGGAGATCATCTAGAGGCGATTGTTGTCTCTTCCGAGTTTGCTGGCAAAACCAGAGTTAAACAGCACCAGATGGTCTATGAATCTCTTAAGGATGCAATGGCTTCTGAGGCAATTCATGCCCTAGCATTGAAAACCTACACTCCTGAGACTTGGAATAAAGCGGGTTAG
- the pstS gene encoding phosphate ABC transporter substrate-binding protein PstS, with protein MVFSTRLKRKIVLAPLLIGTLVLGACNGDPTPDGTEGTDPAGGDDASASASLIGAGASFPAPLYQRWFSDYNKLNPDVQVTYQSVGSGAGVEQFTQGTVDFGASDVAMKDEEIAGVGKGVVLLPMTAGSIVLAYNLPGVEDLKLSREVYTDILLGKITQWNDPAIAAINEGIDLPDQEITVVYRSDGSGTTGVFTKHLSAISPEFADSVGEGKTVEWPTGLGAKGNEGITAQIQQTEGAIGYIEYGYAKQQGISTASLENQAGNYIKASDESAAETLSAVELPENLRAFITDPEGDNSYPVVTYSWIMAYKDYEDPEKAEALKEVLTWALEDGQDIAPELGYIPLPDNVVAKVKEALETIDQ; from the coding sequence ATGGTTTTTTCAACTCGCTTAAAACGGAAAATTGTTCTCGCTCCCCTATTGATTGGGACTTTGGTTCTTGGTGCTTGTAATGGCGATCCCACACCCGATGGCACAGAAGGCACCGATCCTGCGGGCGGCGACGATGCCTCTGCATCTGCCTCTTTGATAGGAGCTGGGGCTAGTTTCCCCGCGCCATTGTATCAGCGTTGGTTTTCAGATTACAACAAACTAAACCCTGACGTTCAAGTCACTTATCAGTCTGTCGGAAGCGGTGCTGGGGTGGAGCAGTTTACCCAGGGAACTGTTGACTTTGGGGCGAGCGATGTCGCCATGAAGGACGAAGAAATTGCTGGCGTTGGAAAGGGTGTTGTCTTGCTGCCGATGACAGCCGGAAGCATCGTTCTTGCCTATAATTTACCAGGGGTTGAAGACTTAAAACTGTCGCGAGAAGTTTACACGGATATCCTCTTAGGGAAGATTACCCAATGGAACGATCCCGCGATCGCGGCAATTAATGAAGGCATTGACCTGCCCGACCAAGAGATTACAGTTGTTTACCGCTCTGATGGTAGCGGAACAACAGGCGTGTTTACCAAGCACCTCAGCGCCATTAGCCCAGAATTTGCAGACAGCGTTGGCGAGGGCAAAACCGTCGAATGGCCCACGGGTTTAGGGGCAAAAGGAAATGAGGGGATCACCGCTCAAATCCAACAAACCGAGGGCGCGATCGGTTACATTGAGTACGGTTATGCCAAGCAGCAAGGAATCAGCACCGCGAGCTTGGAAAACCAAGCCGGAAATTACATCAAAGCTTCTGATGAATCCGCCGCCGAAACCCTCTCTGCCGTAGAATTACCAGAGAACTTGCGCGCTTTCATCACCGACCCGGAAGGAGATAATTCCTATCCCGTGGTGACTTATAGCTGGATTATGGCATACAAGGATTACGAAGATCCTGAAAAGGCTGAAGCACTCAAAGAAGTCTTAACTTGGGCATTAGAAGACGGACAGGACATTGCCCCCGAACTAGGTTATATCCCCTTACCGGATAATGTCGTTGCCAAAGTTAAAGAGGCGTTGGAGACAATCGACCAATAA
- a CDS encoding ParA family protein, giving the protein MGLVLTTVNMKGGVGKTTLTVNLATCLAKYYKKRVLVIDLDSQISATLSLIAPQEFAKLRKGRKTLSYLIDKVIQPYIKRKFSTEDLIFQGIGNIEGMDLLPGDIELYDEYIVSETLHKQSIADGNLNFSQVWREFEDLLINSIIEPIIDDYDFILMDCAPGYNLLTRSGIAASDFYLLPARPEPLSLVGIQLLERRIAKLKKNHDLEDRLNLLGIVFILSGGVFSGRYYQQVIQRVEQDFDISNIFSNRIPMDVNVAKAVDTFTPAVMATPNSPGAKAFIHLTKEFLEKIEKAKA; this is encoded by the coding sequence ATGGGATTGGTTTTGACAACAGTCAATATGAAAGGGGGTGTCGGTAAAACGACATTGACCGTGAACTTGGCAACTTGTTTAGCAAAATATTATAAAAAGCGAGTTCTCGTTATCGATTTGGACTCTCAAATTAGCGCAACGCTTAGTTTAATTGCACCTCAAGAATTTGCCAAATTGCGAAAAGGCAGAAAAACCCTGAGTTATCTAATCGATAAAGTGATTCAGCCTTATATTAAGCGAAAATTCTCTACTGAAGATCTGATTTTTCAGGGTATTGGCAATATAGAAGGGATGGATTTGCTGCCTGGAGATATTGAACTTTACGATGAATACATTGTCTCTGAAACGTTGCACAAACAATCGATTGCAGATGGCAATCTGAATTTCAGCCAGGTTTGGCGCGAGTTTGAAGACCTTTTGATTAATAGTATTATCGAGCCAATTATTGATGATTATGATTTCATTTTAATGGACTGTGCGCCGGGATATAATCTGTTGACTCGTAGTGGAATTGCTGCCAGCGACTTCTACTTACTTCCCGCTCGCCCGGAACCCCTATCTTTAGTGGGAATTCAGTTACTCGAACGTAGAATTGCAAAACTCAAGAAAAATCACGATTTGGAGGATCGACTAAATTTACTGGGTATTGTATTTATTTTGTCTGGAGGTGTATTTAGCGGTCGTTACTATCAACAAGTTATTCAGCGCGTCGAACAAGATTTTGATATTTCCAATATTTTTAGTAATCGCATTCCAATGGATGTTAATGTGGCGAAAGCGGTCGATACGTTTACGCCTGCTGTTATGGCAACGCCAAATTCCCCCGGCGCAAAAGCCTTTATTCACCTGACAAAAGAGTTTTTAGAGAAGATTGAAAAGGCAAAAGCCTAG
- a CDS encoding ParA family protein, which translates to MGYVISIVNMKGGVGKTTITVNLATCLAKEYRKRVLIVDLDTQVNATISVIQPLYFTKLRKENRTLRTLIHRQIQPDTSSKLGFQTIVQQDICRIAGLDLLPGDIELYNDFSLSALIVTKAQKSQQNFTETWQAFERCLMSEIFQSLKEQYDFILLDFPPSNHLLTRSSLIASDYYLIPAKAEPLSVVGIGLLEGCIQKLKELNPNIESAQLQKDLSQRNARGNLTLIGIIFTSLGHATNMAEKVKHRLTEEFGKDKIFKTEIPSNVAVAKAIDDCQPVVINEPQSTGAKGFLDLASEFLQKLAAL; encoded by the coding sequence ATGGGATATGTTATCTCGATCGTCAATATGAAAGGGGGTGTCGGTAAAACAACCATTACCGTCAACCTAGCAACCTGTTTGGCAAAAGAGTATCGCAAGCGCGTTTTAATCGTCGATTTAGACACTCAAGTTAACGCCACAATTAGTGTTATTCAACCTCTTTACTTCACCAAGCTGAGGAAGGAAAATCGAACGCTCCGAACGTTAATTCATCGACAGATTCAACCCGATACATCATCAAAATTGGGCTTTCAAACCATCGTGCAACAGGATATTTGCCGCATTGCAGGACTCGATCTGTTGCCGGGAGATATTGAATTATATAATGATTTTTCTCTCTCTGCTTTAATTGTCACAAAAGCGCAAAAAAGCCAGCAGAACTTCACCGAAACGTGGCAAGCTTTTGAACGGTGTTTGATGTCTGAAATTTTTCAATCTTTAAAAGAGCAATACGATTTTATTCTACTCGACTTTCCTCCTTCCAATCATCTCTTAACTCGTAGTAGTTTGATTGCCAGCGACTATTACCTTATCCCCGCCAAAGCCGAACCTTTATCCGTTGTAGGAATTGGTTTATTGGAGGGTTGCATACAAAAACTGAAAGAACTAAACCCCAACATAGAATCAGCGCAACTTCAAAAAGATTTATCCCAGAGAAACGCGCGCGGAAATCTTACCCTTATTGGCATTATTTTTACATCCCTCGGTCATGCAACCAATATGGCAGAAAAAGTCAAACACCGATTAACAGAAGAATTTGGTAAAGACAAAATATTTAAAACTGAAATCCCTTCAAATGTTGCTGTAGCAAAGGCGATTGATGATTGTCAACCCGTTGTTATTAATGAACCTCAATCAACAGGTGCAAAAGGTTTTCTCGATCTCGCCTCAGAATTTTTACAAAAGTTAGCAGCACTTTGA
- a CDS encoding BadF/BadG/BcrA/BcrD ATPase family protein, with translation MDRTTIFIGIDGGATKTIARVEDSRGNLLGTGKGGSANIRLSPETAWQSILFALREVLEPANIDLNDDSYHFAIGCGLAGTQVPSACQKFLNTPHPFAQIVLESDGYISCLGAHGGQEGAVIAIGTGVTAYQIEAGKNSHVSGWGFPHGDEGSGAWLGLEAIRLALHWQDGRQEASPLLEAIFNHFDRDLTKLVVWANQANATQFAQIAPIVIQQVREKTPLAIDLIQKAAREIDKIGVALAAKATKPLPCSLLGGLSSSIEPWLSQETRSRLVPPQYDAAKGAILMIRQAVEQS, from the coding sequence ATGGATCGAACAACAATCTTTATCGGTATTGATGGCGGCGCAACCAAAACGATCGCGCGGGTTGAAGATAGTCGCGGAAACCTTCTGGGTACGGGTAAAGGCGGCAGCGCTAACATTCGTTTATCTCCTGAAACCGCTTGGCAATCGATTCTGTTTGCCCTTCGGGAAGTCCTAGAACCTGCAAACATTGACCTCAATGACGATTCTTATCATTTCGCGATCGGCTGCGGTTTAGCCGGGACTCAAGTCCCCTCAGCCTGCCAAAAATTCCTCAACACCCCCCATCCCTTTGCCCAAATCGTTCTCGAATCCGACGGCTATATTTCCTGTTTGGGCGCGCACGGTGGTCAAGAAGGAGCAGTTATTGCCATTGGAACGGGAGTAACGGCATATCAAATTGAAGCGGGAAAAAACAGCCACGTTTCCGGTTGGGGATTTCCCCACGGCGACGAAGGGAGTGGTGCTTGGTTGGGCTTAGAAGCGATTCGCCTCGCGCTACACTGGCAAGATGGGCGACAGGAGGCTTCCCCCCTACTCGAAGCCATTTTTAATCATTTCGATCGCGATTTAACAAAACTCGTTGTCTGGGCAAATCAAGCGAATGCGACTCAATTTGCTCAAATTGCCCCAATTGTCATTCAGCAGGTTCGAGAAAAAACACCCCTTGCCATCGATTTGATCCAGAAAGCCGCGCGAGAAATTGATAAAATCGGTGTGGCGCTAGCGGCTAAAGCCACGAAACCCTTACCTTGCAGTTTGCTGGGCGGACTTTCCTCTTCTATTGAACCTTGGTTATCCCAAGAAACGCGATCGCGTCTTGTCCCTCCCCAATACGATGCAGCGAAAGGTGCAATCTTAATGATTCGCCAAGCAGTGGAGCAATCCTAA
- a CDS encoding phycobiliprotein lyase — protein MDIKEFFELSAGKWFCQRTSYNLENQQVQSGKSDLTIEILAGDSSDAIALCQKQGQTQENLWGAVKVSWDNSGDYGKNKQVGSTLLIPIPNPDNDRAGQLLYSSSNVSEPAIAGRYILGEDDALTLIVEGKDTYSEERIWFASPNLRLRASLIKNNSDFSRTAFYSEIRRIPPKE, from the coding sequence ATGGACATCAAAGAATTTTTTGAGCTGAGTGCGGGCAAATGGTTTTGTCAGCGTACCTCCTACAATCTGGAAAACCAACAGGTTCAAAGTGGCAAATCTGACTTGACCATTGAAATTTTGGCGGGAGATTCATCAGACGCGATCGCGCTGTGCCAAAAACAAGGTCAAACTCAAGAGAATCTCTGGGGTGCAGTTAAGGTGAGTTGGGACAACTCCGGCGATTACGGGAAAAACAAGCAGGTGGGTTCGACACTCCTCATTCCCATCCCCAACCCAGATAACGATCGCGCGGGTCAATTGCTCTACAGTAGTAGTAATGTTTCAGAACCCGCGATCGCGGGACGCTACATTTTAGGGGAAGACGACGCACTCACCCTAATTGTAGAAGGCAAAGATACCTACTCTGAAGAACGCATTTGGTTTGCCAGTCCGAATTTGCGACTGCGTGCCAGTTTGATCAAAAATAACAGCGATTTCAGCCGCACCGCCTTCTACTCGGAAATTCGCAGAATTCCCCCTAAAGAATAG
- a CDS encoding M48 family metallopeptidase — translation MFSKTLLIGLKADHFRHHLDLEATNALKQLPGLDVAIRNLLGPVAEQFFYLNNIASSVLVGENQLPDLHKLLLEAARILDIEAPQLYVQQNPIPNAYTFAMQGKQPFMVMHTSLIELLTPQEIQAVMAHELGHLKCDHGVYLTMANLIVMGASLLPLWGTVLTQSLQERMLEWLRCAELTCDRAALLAVQDPRIVMSLLMKLAGGSPTLAPQLNLDAFIAQARAYDAVGKTQLGEMLKTAQTAQLTHPVPVLRAREIDRWASSHNYQSLLQKNKTHYNNQADRTGKWRNW, via the coding sequence ATGTTCTCAAAAACCCTATTGATTGGACTCAAAGCAGACCATTTTCGGCATCACCTTGACTTAGAAGCTACCAACGCGCTCAAGCAATTACCGGGTTTAGATGTCGCCATCCGCAACCTCCTAGGGCCCGTTGCGGAACAATTCTTCTATCTCAACAATATTGCTTCCAGCGTTCTCGTGGGCGAAAACCAACTCCCCGACTTACACAAACTCCTCCTGGAAGCCGCTCGAATCCTCGACATTGAAGCGCCTCAACTTTACGTTCAGCAAAATCCTATCCCCAACGCCTACACCTTTGCCATGCAGGGAAAACAACCCTTTATGGTCATGCACACCTCCCTCATCGAACTATTGACCCCTCAAGAAATTCAAGCGGTGATGGCTCACGAATTGGGGCATCTCAAGTGCGATCATGGGGTTTATCTGACGATGGCGAACCTGATCGTGATGGGTGCGAGTTTGCTACCCCTTTGGGGAACGGTTCTCACTCAATCGTTGCAAGAGCGAATGTTGGAGTGGTTGCGCTGTGCGGAATTGACTTGCGATCGCGCCGCACTTCTCGCGGTTCAAGATCCCAGGATTGTCATGTCCCTGCTGATGAAACTTGCTGGCGGTTCCCCCACCCTCGCACCCCAACTCAATCTCGATGCCTTTATTGCTCAGGCGAGAGCCTACGATGCTGTGGGAAAAACGCAGTTGGGAGAAATGCTCAAAACCGCGCAAACCGCGCAATTGACCCATCCCGTTCCCGTTCTGCGAGCCAGGGAGATCGATCGTTGGGCGAGTTCTCATAATTATCAAAGCTTGCTGCAAAAGAACAAAACACACTATAATAACCAAGCTGACCGCACGGGCAAGTGGCGGAATTGGTAG